From one Nocardioides yefusunii genomic stretch:
- a CDS encoding DUF3618 domain-containing protein: protein MTNDVNALESEIEQTRERLAATLDQLLYRAHPKTIVGREVTTVKSKFVDLETGAPKTDAILRAAGIAVGVVVALIVVRKIVK, encoded by the coding sequence GTGACCAACGACGTGAACGCCCTCGAGTCCGAGATCGAGCAGACCCGCGAGCGCCTCGCGGCGACCCTGGACCAGCTCCTCTACCGCGCGCACCCGAAGACGATCGTGGGCCGTGAGGTCACGACCGTGAAGTCGAAGTTCGTCGACCTCGAGACCGGTGCCCCGAAGACCGACGCGATCCTCCGCGCCGCCGGCATTGCCGTGGGCGTCGTCGTCGCACTGATCGTCGTGCGCAAGATCGTCAAGTGA